GGCGTTTGGCGTGAACCGTGGAGAGAGACATGACGAACGAGACGAAGGCACAGCCGCAGGTGAAGCCGGACCTCAAAAGCCACTACCGCCCGCTCGGGCTGAAGGCCGTTGCGGCCGCCGCCCTGATGCTGAAGCGCAAGCCTGCCGCTAAAACCGCCTGAAAAAACCTGCTTTTTTGAAGCCGGCAGGCATCGGGATTTTTCAGCGGAGAATAAATCCTGACGCATAATCAGCAGTGACGCGGCGCCTTTAGGGCGCCGTTTTATTTTTCGCGCTCCAAAGTAGTGAAGATAAACGCCATTCATAGAATTGGCCAGATTTTGTAACGAAGACGCAAGGAAAATGCAGTACAAAACCCGCCTTCGACAAGAAGGCTATACGCGCATAGGCGTGTAGATTAGGGATACAAAAACTTTTCCATTCCGAATTTTCCCAAATAAACATAAGTCGAGCCCCGAATTTGCGGAGACGCGGATGAGGGAAATTCGGCGATGGGAAAGCCGGGGGACAGGCCAGGGGGGCTTGGGGACGGCCATGCAGGACAAAATCCTTCTGATTGAAGATTCCGTTGCTCTTTCCATGCTGCTGAAGACGCGGCTTTCGGAGGAAACGGAAGCCGCGATTTTCCATTGCGACAGCATGGCGGCGGCCGATGCGCTGATGCAGGCCCATGATTTCACGCTGGCTCTGACGGGTCTCAATCTGCCCGACGCGCCCAAGGGGGAAATTCTGGCCCTTCTATCCGAGCGCAGGGTGCCGGCGATCGTTTTCACCGCCACCGTGGACGACGAGGCGCGCAAGCGCTACGCCGAAAAGAAAATCATCGATTATATTGTCAAGGACGGTCATCGCACCGTCGATGCTGTCGTGCGAACCGTCCAGCGTATTTTGAACAACAAGCTCTTTTCGGTTCTTGTCGTCGATGATGTGCGTGCGGCACGCTCCGGTCTCGTCGAAATTCTCGAGCGGCAGAATTTCAGGGTCAGCGAGGCCCATTCGGGCAAGCAGGCGCTGGAAATACTGTCGCAGGATCCGACGATCCAGCTCGTCATCACCGATTATCATATGCCCGACATGGACGGCTACGAACTGACGCGCCGCATCTGCGACAGCCGCTCGTCCGAGGATTTGCGGGTGATCGGTATCTCTTCCTCCACGGACCGGCTGCTTTCGGCGAGCTTCCTCAAGGCGGGCGCATCTGATTTCGTCTACCGCCCCTTCGTGCCCGAAGAACTGCAATGTCGCATCGATAACAATATCGAGACCTTGAAGCAGTTGAAGCGGCTGCGCGAGCTGGCAGAACGCGACCACCTCACCGGCCTGCCAAACCGTCGCTCCTTCTTTGAACGGACGCGGGCGCTGATGGAGGTCATCAATGAAACTCACGAATGTGGCGCCGTCGCCATTCTCGATATCGACCACTTCAAGAAGATCAACGACACGCTGGGACACGATGCCGGCGACAGGGCGCTGAAAAAGCTGGCCGAACTTCTGCATACCATGTGCGACGAGCAACAGCACATCCCCGCCCGGCTTGGCGGCGAGGAATTTGCCGTATTCCTGCGCGGGCTGGATGCGCATGCCGCCTATCAGTTCTGCGAGGAGCTGCGGGAACAGGTGGAAAAGAACGGCCGGCAACTGAGCGGCAGCAGCCTGGCGCTGACCATCTCCCTCGGCGTGGTGGAGATCGAAAAGGGCGAACCCTTCGACAACCAGCTCAACGCCGCCGACCAGTTGCTCTACCTCGCCAAGGCAAATGGCCGCAACCGCGTCTATTCCGACATGATGATCACCGAGGGACTGCAGAAGATCGGGCGGAACGGCTGATTGTCTCTGAAGTCTTCTATGGGACCGAGCAAGTGCCACTTGTTTCTTCTCCCCGCCGGGGAGAAGTCCTCGGCAGCGGGATCAGGGGGCAAGCTCTCCGCATATCTCTACCGTAGACCCCTCATCTGACCCTTCGGGCCATCTTCTCCCCGGTGGGAGAAGAAAGAGGCGGCTCGCTCAGCCCTCGTCATCGGCCTCGCGAGACACCTCAAAACAGCGACATCTGGCCCTCGTCCTTTGCCGGCTTGATCTTTGGCAGCGGCACGCTTTCCGGCACCGGCAGCAGGAGGTCCGCCCCGATATTCGCGACCTTGTTGACCTTGTCCGACACGGGAATCATCTCGAAAAAATCCTCCTGCACCGGCCGCATCAGGTCCGCGA
This genomic interval from Agrobacterium tumefaciens contains the following:
- a CDS encoding GGDEF domain-containing response regulator; translated protein: MQDKILLIEDSVALSMLLKTRLSEETEAAIFHCDSMAAADALMQAHDFTLALTGLNLPDAPKGEILALLSERRVPAIVFTATVDDEARKRYAEKKIIDYIVKDGHRTVDAVVRTVQRILNNKLFSVLVVDDVRAARSGLVEILERQNFRVSEAHSGKQALEILSQDPTIQLVITDYHMPDMDGYELTRRICDSRSSEDLRVIGISSSTDRLLSASFLKAGASDFVYRPFVPEELQCRIDNNIETLKQLKRLRELAERDHLTGLPNRRSFFERTRALMEVINETHECGAVAILDIDHFKKINDTLGHDAGDRALKKLAELLHTMCDEQQHIPARLGGEEFAVFLRGLDAHAAYQFCEELREQVEKNGRQLSGSSLALTISLGVVEIEKGEPFDNQLNAADQLLYLAKANGRNRVYSDMMITEGLQKIGRNG